DNA from Ignavibacteria bacterium:
TCGAAATACTGCGGATACTTTTTTACGAACGACTCAAGACCTTTTACTTTTTTCAGCTCGGCAAAATATTCCTTAAAGGTCATGTTGTCATAAATATTAATCTTGCCTCCGTCCTGAAACCACTCAACTATATCTGAATACTCATCTTTCACTTCTCTACCATCTTTCTTTTTTCTCTGAAGCGGGTCAGGAAAATATTTTTTATAAACTTCGCGAGTAGATTTTGCGATGAGTGCTTTTGCAACTTTGATTGCGCCTTCCTGTTCACCCTCAAAGACAAGCTCAATCTTTCCTGTTATTCCCGGAATAATTGCCATCAAATCACTGATGCGCGGCATAATGTAATTATCATTGTTCACGATTGCACGACGCTCAGCATTGCTGACAAGATTTTCAATCGATGAAATTGTAAGGCGAGCACTTACACCGGATTTTTGGTCAACGAACTCACTTGTCCTTGCCTGAAACGCAACCATCTCAACAATTTCTTTGAAGTAATATGGAATAATTAAATTTTGCTTCTCGTTACGCTTCATCCATGACTGCGATTCCGTAATTGCAATGCCCTCATCAAGCTCTTTCGGATAGTGAGTCGTTATCTGCGAATCAATTCTGTCTTTGAGCGGAGTAATAATGTTTCCGCGGTTTGTATAATCTTCCGGGTTAGCCGTGAATACAATCATAACGTCGAGAGGAATGCGAATGTTGAAACCCCGAATCTGAATGTCTTTTTCCTGCATTATGTTAAGAAGCCCAACCTGAATCCTTGGCTGCAAATCAGGAAGCTCGTTGATAACAAAAATCCCGCGGTTAGTTCTGGGAATAAGTCCGTAATGAATCGCCCCCTCGTGCGAGTAATGCAAGCGCTGGTTCGCGGCTTTTATCGGATCAATATCCCCGATTAAATCCGCGATGTTCACGTCAGGGGTTGCAAGCTTCTCGCTGTAACGCTGATCGCGTGAAATCCACTCAATTTCGGTTTCATCCCCATACTGTTCGATTAAATCTTTTGAATGTTTTGAAATTGGATTTAGAGGATTGTCATTTATCTCCGAACCCTTTATGATTGGAATGTATTCATCAAGCAGCTGCGGAAGCATCCTTGCGATTTTTGTTTTTGCCTGTCCCCGGAGTCCGAGCAAAATCAAATCATGCTTTGCAAGAATCGAATTTACAATTGAAGGGATTACGGTATTATCGTATCCGATAATTCCGTCAAATACAATCTCTTTGCTTTTAAGCTTTTTTATTAAGTTATCTCGAACTTCATCTTTAACTGACTTAACTACATATCCGTGTCTTTTTAAGTCGCCAATGGTTTTCAAATCTGTAATTTTCATATAGTATTAAATTATTCTGCGAACTAACCCGCGTATTGAATAAAAGTATTCAGCTGTTTTATCTGTTCGGTTTTTTCACCGAGGTCATGCAACATAAGATCCTTAATGGATAAAATCCCGATCAATGTTTTATCCTCTATTATAGGAAGGTGCCGGAAATTCTTTTGTTTCATAACCTGCAATGCCTGTTCCGGTGAATCATGCGCCTCGATTACAATTACTTCTTTGGTCATTACGTCATCTACAATCGTATCGTATAAGTTCATCTCATTTACAATTACGCGTCGCAACAAATCACGCTCTGAAAAAATCCCTATCAATCGTTTTTCTTCGTTAAGAACAGGAACTGCGCCTACGTTGTGCAAATCCATAAATTTAATTACGTCTATAACAGGTGTTCCTTTGTTAACATAATGAATCCTGTCACCTTTCAATAAATCTTTAAGTGTTTTCATATATCATCCCCTTCTATTAATTAATAAAAATTATGACCTGAAATTTCTTGCAAAATCAATCCTCTTTGATAAGGATGGATGCGAATGAAAAAGAAACTCGATGAATCTGTTGGGTTCTTTTTCTGCAAGATTCTGGTCTGCCAGTTTTTCTAAAGCAGAAATGTAAGCAGTATTATTTTTTGTAACTTCAAGTGCGTAAGTATCAGCTTCCCACTCAAATTTTCTCGAAAGAATATTCGTAATCGGTGAAGTAACAAGACTATATAAACTTAAATATAAAAACAATAAAGGTAAAGCAGCTATTTCATATATTTGCGTAAAACCGAAAAAAGATAAAGAAGATTTGTATAAAAGCGCTGTAAGATACAACCCTCCGAAAGTTAAAATGGTTGAAACAGCAACAAGCTTTATTATATGTTTTCTCGTATAATGCCCCATTTCGTGAGCAAATACAGTTTCTATCTCATCTTCAGTAAAATTATTTAACAGAGTATCGCCTAAAATAATTCGTTTCGTTTTGCCCATTCCTGTAAATGCGGCATTGGCTTTTTTTGTATTTTTGCTCATATCAAACACAAATATGCCTTTCACCATAACACCTGTTTTTTTACATAAATCAATTAACCGGCTTTTGATGTTTTCATTTTCGATGGGTCTGAATTTATAAAACAGAGGCATAATTAAAACCGGAGCAAGCTGTCCAATTATAACTGTGAACAAAAATAGAATACATCCAAATACAAGCCACCAATTATCACCCGTGTTGCTTAATATATAATAAAAGAGCAGTAAAAGCGGAATTCCTAATGCTAATCCTAAGACCAAACCTTTTAATTTTTCTTTAAAGTAACCACCGATGGTTTGATTTGACATTCCGTATTTATGTTCGAGAATGTAATCGGAATAAAAACCGATTGGGAATGTAATGATGCTTTCACCGATTCCGATTATAGCAACAAAAATTAAAAGAGCAATATAATCATTTGCTGAATACTCATAAGCTATCGCTGAAATATTTTTTGATAAACCTGTGAATAGTAAAATTAAAACTACCGCAAAAAATATAACCGTAGAAGTTAATGATAGTATTCTCCTGGTCTTAGCATATTTTTTTGCTAATTGTTCTTTGCTTTGATATTCGGAATAATCTTCCATATTATGTTAATAAACCTCTTACTACTGTTAAGAGAAGCCATACCCCATATAATGTAACAGCAACTGAAGTCAATGAAACCTTGCCAAGCTTAGACAATCCTATGGACATAACGGCAATTGCCCAGATTGAAAAAACATCGATTCCTGAAAGAACGGCATACGCTTTTGCTCCAACCGATTCTTCACTTAAAATTAAACCCGGACCTAATGTCTGCAAATCACCCATCAGAACCGAGATGATGCTTGTTACCACTGAACTGATAGCAAATATAGTCAACGACAAACCCACAACATTTAATATGTTATAAAATGAGATGGGACTTCTCATAATTTTCATAATTATTAAAATCAAAACACTCATAAAGAATAAAAGAAAAAACGGTGAAATTATATTTGCTCCGTATCCGGTTACTTTAACGAACCAACCGTTAGGGTCGAGGAATGGTTCGGTAACGGCCATTTGCTGGTCTGCCTGCTCTTGTGTTAAATCGCCTGCTTTTACTTTTTCATCGAGACCTTTTTGAATGTCAGCTTTACGCTTATCCATGGTTTTAGTCACAAGCTCCGTATCATTAAGAAATAAAAATGCGCCAATAAGAGCTGCAACCATAAATAAAAGAGTAGGCATAATCCAATAATTCGTCTTAGGAGTAACCGCAATGGTCTCAAAAGTATCTGAAGGAGCCGTAATTACACCCGATATTGCCTCAAATTTGGACAGAGGTTCAACTTGCTGGGTTATTTCTTCTCCGGTTACTTGGTTATTTTCTTCCATTTTTAAATGTATAATTTGTTTTTATAAATGTAATTTTCTACTTCAGGATGAACAAGATATTTAATTGATTTGCCGTTCCTGATATATTCTCTTATGATAGATGAGGAAATTTCGATATTAAGAACGCTGAGATATTTTACTCTCCGCGAATATTCAGGATTTACTTCATTAACATAAAAATTTGGTCGGTTAATTACAATTACTTCGGAAAGCAGAAAAAGCTTCTCCGGATTCTTCCATTTAGGAAAATCAAGCAGGTTATCTACTCCCAAAATCAGATAAAAATTTATAAAATCATCTTTATGTTGCTCTTTAAGTTTGATTAAAGTGTCAACAGTATATGATTTTTTTGTTAAATCTTTCATTTCAATATCACTCACTTCAAAATTTTTATCATTTTCGAAAGCAAGCTTAGCCATATTGAGACGGTGCTCAGGCGACGCAACTTCAATGCCTTCTTTAAGCGGGGGATTGCCTGATGGAATAAAGATAATTTTATCAAGATGCATTTGTTCGCGAACATCTTCTGCCATTATTGAATGCGCAATATGCGGAGGATTAAATGCTCCGCCAAATATACCGTAACGTTTCATAATACCTTGTCATTCCTGCGAAAGCAGGAATCCATCAACATTTTGTTGACCCTGAAACAAGTTCAGGGTGACATTTTAAAATTTTTAATTAATTCTTTAAACTCCTCAAAAACCATTTCAACACTTATGTCTCTCATGCAGGCATTATCAATCATATAACAAATAAATTTATCATCACACCAGTATTTAGGATTATTTTTATCACGGGCAGTTTCAGGTGTATAGCACGGACTGCATGCAATATTAAGCCAGATATTTTTATGAATGACAGTGCCGGTTGATTCAGGTGCGACAAGATTCGGGTCGGACGGTCCAAAAATTCCGATTGTATTAACACCGAAACCGCTTGCAATATGCAAAGGACCCGTATCATTGCTAATAAAAATATCACACATTGAGATTAGGTCTATGTTAATTTTAGTAATTTTAATATCTTTATCAAATTCAGTTTTTATATCTTCTTTTATGCTTTCTTCCGGCAGTTTTCCTTCAAAAAAAATAATTTTGACGTTCGAAAATTTATTTTTAATTCTTTGTGTCAGTTCAATATACTTATGAAGTGACCAGCGCTTTATGTTCATATCTGTTCCGGGATTGATTCCGCCGAAAGGAAACATTCCGATTACTAAGTCATTTTCATTAAATCCGTTTTGCTTTTTTAATTCATTTTTATTTTTTGATGGCTTTAATACCAAATTATCGTCACAATCTGTAATGCCGTTATTTTCTAATATTGTTAAATATCTTTTAGATTCTTTTAAGTTGTAATTAAACGGTGCGGTATAATTGAGATGCTTTGTTTCAGAAAAACCAAGGCGGTATTTTATTCCCGCTAACTTTAGCAATAATCCGAAGCGGTTATCCGTATGACCAAGAAATGCTAAATCAAATTTTTCTTTTCTGAGCATTCTTAAAATTTTAAGGCCGCCCGCTAATAATTTTATTTTGTTTTTCTCAAACGGGTTTTCAAAGTTTATTGAATTATTAATATAAGGCAGATAGGGAATTAAATCTTTTACCCACTCGGAATACAGTAAAGTAATTTCGGCCTTAGGAAATCTTTTTCTTAATGCGCATATAGCAGGAGTGATGAATACTATATCACCGAAACAGCACAACTTAACAATCAATATTTTTTTTACATCTTTAAACATTACTGTCTTTATCTTTAATGCACATATTGTTAAGTGAAAGGATAAAAAATATTACACTGATTAATAAAAAATATGTATAATATGGAGCATAACTTGAAACTGCTGCCGCAATCAATAAATTAATAAAAAAAACCATTGAAGTATAAAGCTTTTTCTTTAAGTAATATAAAAAAATTAACAGGATAAGAATTATAAAGATTATAAATCCGATAATACCGCCTTCAGTTAGAATTGCAAGTATTAAGCTGTGAGGATTTACGCTGTTAATTTCAAAATAATTAGGTTCAGAAGGATTATCTATATTAATATTTTTTGAAATAAGCACCTGACGAAGATAATCCTGGCTTGAATGAAAAAAGCAATCGGGTCCGACACCAAAAACAGGATTAGTTCTAAAAGCATTGAAGTCAGCTTCCCAGATTAAAGGTCTACCTACAGAGACCTCCTCTTGCATCTGTTTTTTATCGAAGAACTGCAATATTCTCGATTGAGTCTGCGGAGTAATAAGCTGAACGATAATATAGATGGCCGCATAAATATATAGTTCTTTTCTGGTAACAGCTTTTGAAAAAAAGAGATATATAAGAATTATAATACAGAAAATAAGTGAACTGCGCGATACCAGCATTCCCAACGCAAAGCTGCCCAGAACATAAAAACATATTCTGAAATACTGATTGAATTTTTTATTATTAAGCAGCATAAGCAAGCTCGCAAGAGTTATGCTGAGTGCGGCAAGATTTGATTCGGTAATAAACCCCATGGGACGCATCAAAATTTCATCATTATACTTAATGAAAGAATGTTTAACAAGCGGTCTTCCGAAATAATCTACCAAAAGCTGATGAAAAGCAGGGACATAAAAATCCATAATACACGCAATGATTATAAAGAGATTAACATACACAAAACTCTTAATAAGAAATTCATTTAACCCCGCAAAATATTTTAATGCAAATACAAGATATAACAATATCAAGAAATAAATTGTAAACCTTGTCATAAATGCAAACCCAACACGCGGGTTTTCGGATAAACTTGCTGAAACAAATCCTGAAATTATTAATATTGTAATGACAAGAAAAATTTTAAATAAATGGTGATTTATTTGAGATTTGTATGCGTTTAACGGAAGAATTAATAATGCAATAATCACAAAAGGGATAAATTTAAAATTTTGGATTTTGGAAAAATTTATTATAGGTATGTAATTTTTTCCCAATGGATAATGAAAATCTATTATCGTGATTAATAAAAAATAAACCCACGCAACCATGAAAAGTTTATATGCAGTATCTTTTTTAAGCATTTGCATTAAAAGTTTTGTCAACAACTGATTTTACAAATTCTATCGAAATATTTCCAAGGCACGGTCTTGTCTCGCACCCAATATCAAAACAGGGATTACACCATATCGGGTAATGTATTGCAACATGTCCGAACTGTCCTTTACTTTTATAAGCAACAGCACCGGCCGGTGACCTTTCTATTGCTTGATAATCTTCAAACTCATACGGTTTCCATAATGGCAAAGACCCGGACCCAAAAATGACAATTGATTTAATATACTGAGAAATAAAATGCGCCTGTCCGCCGTCATAACATAGAAATAATCTTGCGCCGGCAACGTCTTCAAGCATATCTGTTATAAAATTATATAATTTAAATTGAATATTTGAAAAATTTTTAAATTCTTCTTTTAGATTTCTAAATCCTTCGGTATTTCCTGCGTCTGTAATGATTAATCTGTAATCCGATAAACTTTTTATTAATTCCCTTTCTTTTTCGTAGGGAAATTTTCTATATACGGAACCGCCCAGATGAATTATTATATCGGTTTTAATATTTTCTTCTTTATGAAATTCAAAATTCAGTAACGGTAAGGATTTATTTTTTTGACTCAGGTCAAGATTTAACGCTTCTGACATAGCGTTGCCAATTTTCCTCGACATAAAATCTTCATTAATCGTGGTAACCCAGTTTGTTTTTATGTAATAAGAGTAAAGCCAGAATAAGCCAAACACTTTTGAACCGACGGTGAACTTTGAAATCATTCTTGAAAGAACAATATTTCTTCTTGAACCGACAAGGTCAACAACAGCATCGTAATTTCTTGTTTTTAAACTTTTTATATCCTGCTTGAATTTTTTATTAAAGAAATACGGAATCAAAAAAAAACGAATGAACTGCAAAATATGTCCGATGAAAAAAAATTTATAAATCCTGTTTCTTAGCTTATCAGTGTCCCAGCCCTCAGGAGAAAATTTTATTAATTCATCCACATAACTGAAATTTTTAAACAAGAATTCATTTCTGTCAGAAACCAACACATCTATTTTTATATCGGGATAATTATACTTAATCGTTCGCATAACAGGAAGCGTTACCATTGCATCACCTATTTTATCGTTACGAATCAGCAAAACCTTTTTGGGAATTCCTTTGAATTTTTTCGGCGGTTTTATTCTCGAGATAATATTGTCAAAAAATCTGAAATAAGGAGTGTTCTTTGCGCGGTGAACTTTTAATCTGAACGGTATTTTATGTTTATCTCTGTTTAGCAAGACGTGATTTAAATTCTTTATTTATCATTATTAAGCTTAAAACAAAAATTATGAACTCGCAAATTCCCACGGATAAAGCCGAACCGTAAACACTGTATTGAGGAACAAGAATTATTCCAAGCGCTACATTGAATATAAGCACCAGGCTCAAAATAAAGGCGTATTTCAAATTTTTATCCAGTGCAATCAATGATTGCGAAAGCAGATAGTTTGGATAAATTATGAATAATGCCAATGTCATGTATCTCAATACTATATATGAATCTGCATAGTCGCTTCCGAGCAGTGAAAAAAACATTTCACCGAAAAACCAGCAGATTAAAACTGCAATTGCACCTAATGAACACAGCAGAAGCAAAACTTTTTTAAACTGAGTTTTAAATTCAGGCATATTCTCGACGGATAATCTTGCAAAGTTCGGAAACAATACTATCATTAAAATTGCCGGTATATTTGTAAATACTTCAACAAATTTATATGAAGCTCCGTAAACTCCCACAGCATCAAATCCCTGATGTGCTTCGAGGATAATCTGTGTTACCCTGAAATATATAATCGAAAAAACCTCAACAAGAGCGAGAGACATAACGTCTTTTATATAATCCCTGAACTGAATTTTCTTTTCATCATTTGTAAAATCAAAATTATGCTTTTTCTTATTAAAAATTAGCAAAATTATCATCCATGCAATGAGCATGCTTAAACAAAACGACATCAAAACATTCGACGCTGTTTTGTTTATCATTATCAATGCAAACGCAGAAGCTATAAAGATAACTTTTTGTATAATGAGAACAATTGCTTCATAGCTCATTTTGCTTATTCCTCTGAAGAAAGCAAAATATAAATTCATCAGCGAGCTGAATGCAATTCCGATTAGAGCATACAGGATATTTGTAATGTTGTTGCTGTATAACCCAAATAGGTTCAATACAGCAAATGTTACAACTATTGCAATTATTATCGAAGCAAGGCGGAATTTAAGCGAGTAAGCAAAACTTGAATAAAGTCCCCGGGCAACATGCTTAGTGAGAATAATATTACCGCCAAGCTCATAAAAAACGCCGATTAAATATCCGAACGATAAAGCAAAATCATATTTTCCGTATTCCTCACTGCCGAGAACTCCCGCAATATAAAACGTGAACACAAACATCAACGCTCGTGGTATAATTTGTGCCGATGTCTGGTAAGAAATATTTTTTAAATTTGCTTTAATCAAATTTTAAGATATGGCAATAATACAAAACGATGAGAATCTATATCATGATTTATTTTCTTGCGGTATATTATTATACGGCAAGCCCGCATGATAATAAATCATCTGAATTTTATAACGGTGCAGTTCGACTTCTTTCCAATACTCAGTTTTTTTGCTGCCGGAAATATTTCTGTGCTGATACTTTCTTAAAGCAAGCTTAACCGAAAGCCGTATGTATTCTTTCTGGTTAACTTTTGGGGGAAGCCATCCTCGACTGTTCCTGCGAGTTACGTAAGGAAGATAGTGCAAATGGTCTTTGTGAATTACTCCCTGTAAAGATTCATCATGAAGCTCCTTTGCAATTGTTTTGCTTTCGAGATAAAGTGCAATCTGGAACACAGCAACGATTGCCATAAGATATAAAACCAAAAATGCAAATCCCACTAAAGTTGTTTCTTCAAAACTTACTGTCAGGTTCCATACAAAATGTAAAAATACAGCAAGAAAATATCCTGTCGGAATCAATATTATTTTATATATGAACGGCTTAAACTTAGCATACCCGAGGAAAGCTCCGAACGATGCCTGCGCAAGACAGTGCATTACCGCGGAGAATAAAGTTCTTATTATAACAATCATCACCCAGCTTACAGGGGTTGTTCCGTAAAAAAGAAAATACATAAAGTTCTCCGTCATTCCGAATCCAAGCCCTATTGCACCGCCATAAACTACACCATCAACGACGCCGTCAAATCTTTTTGTCATCGACATTAACACAAGAAAAATTCCTTTTGTGAATTCTTCAACCAAAGGAGCAGTGATTACCGCACCCGATAAGTCAAGAAGCTCACTTGGGTCGCCGTCTGCAACGCTTTCTATTAAAACGTTCAAAGGGATCTGGAAAATTATGCTTCCGAGAATTGCAAGAAAAATCGCTCCCGTTGCTCCCCAGAAAAAATTCAGGAGTATAAGCCAGAAAGGTTCGCGTTCGTTCCTGTCCATCCACCATATTATCATTAAATAGGCGAACATAGGAATGACGGCGGCAAATAACGATGCTACTGCTAAGAATAAGTCCATATTTGTTATTTACATTCTAAAGAAATCAGGAGCTGATTTTTATCAACGTTCTTTTTTTCTTCGATGAATATTTTTTTAATTCTGCAATCGAAAGGTGCTTTTATTTCATTTTCCATTTTCATCGCTTCAAGCACAAGCAAAACATCACCTTGTTTCAGCTCATCATTCTCTTTAACGTTAAGTTTAACAATTGCACCGGGCATCGGAGATTTAATATCATTATTGATTTTCCGGTGATTTCTGCCGCCCGTGAGCCGCTCTTTTATTAAGTCCGTCTCGCTTTTGCAAGTAATATTATATACTTCGTTTTTAATACGCAATCTCAAATTATCACCCTCTTGTTCAATATTCACAATGTAATTCTTGTTGTTAATTTTCACCGAAGCAAAATTTTCCGAAAGCTTTTCATACTCAAACGGAAAAGACTTACCATCGATGTTGATTGAATCGGTGTCGAGGTTTACTTTTTTATTGTTTATTAAATATTTGGTCATTAAGAAATCATTTATTTTAAATTAAAATAAAGAAAAGAAGTCATTCCCGCGAAAGCGGGAATCCCAGCCTCTTTTGTAATAGCTCATCATTTCCACCAATTTCATAAAATAAATCTTTCCATTCTGAATTAATCTTATTACCGTGTTCATTTTTCCAGACTCTATTCCATTTCTTCAATGTCTTTTCTCGTTCAATAACAAAATCGCTTCTTTCAAACTGTTCGTAGTAAATCAGTTTATCCGTATTGTATTTATACGAAAACCCTTTTATAGCTTTTTGTTTATGTTCAATAACCCTTCGTAATAAATTATTAGTAACTCCAATATATAAAACTTCATTCGATTTATTTGTTAAGATATAAACAAAGAAGTCTTTCATTATTTTTGGTACTGGGATTCCCGCTTTCGCGGGAATGACTTCAAAAAAATAGTTTTTGATAAAGTTATCTATAATACTTCAGATTCTGTTCTTTCCATTTTGATGTTTGTTTCAGAACAGAATTATTATTCGCAACATCATTTTTACTTTCTCTTTGCATTAACACCGCAACAAAAGCTGCTGCTTCCGCGTCTTCGTTATCAAATTTATCTTTTGTACTATTCTTATATCTTTCTAAAAAAGTTTTTTCTATGAACTGTGTGTCATAACCCCCGTTTATGAACTCAGGACATTCAAGCAGGCTGTATAAAAACGAAATATTGGTTTTAATCCCGTCCAGCAAATAGCTTTCAAGACCGCGTTTCATTTTTTCAATTGCTTGTTCTCGAGTATCTGCATACGATACAAGCTTTGCAATCATTGAGTCATAATAAACCGATACTTCATCACCCTGCTCAATTCCTGTGTCTTCACGCAGACCATTGCCAAGCAATCTGCTCAGGTAAGTTATTTTTCCTGTCGAAGGAATAAAATTATTGTCAGGGTCTTCGGCGCTTATCCTGCATTCAATTGAATGTCCTTTGAACTTTATGTCTTCTTGTTTGAATGAAAGCTTTTCGCCGTAAGCTACTTTTAACTGCTCTTTCACCAAGTCAATGCCGGTTCGCATTTCAGTAATCGGATGCTCAACCTGCAGACGGGTATTCATTTCGAGGAAATAAAAATTTTTGTTTTTATCTACGATGAACTCAATTGTTCCTGCGTTTGAATAATTCGCTTCTTTCGCAAGCTGCACTGCGCAATCACCCATTTTTTTTCGCAGCTCATCATCGATGATTGTCGAGGGAGTTTCTTCAATTACTTTTTGCAAGCGTCTTTGCATCGAGCATTCGCGCTCGCCGAGATGAATAACGTTACCGTGTTCATCTGCAAGAATCTGAAATTCTACATGTCTTGGTGCAAGAATATATTTTTCGATAAACACACTGTCATCACCGAAAGACGAACGTGCTTCGTTCTGCGCCATGCGGAACATACTTTCAAGTTCGTCTTCACTCTGAACAATTCTCATTCCTTTTCCGCCGCCGCCTGCAGATGCTTTTATCAGAACAGGGTAACCTATTTTTTTAGCAATATCATTTGCTTCATTAAAATCTTTCAGTGGGGTTACAGTTCCCGGAACGATCGGTACTTTTGCATCAACCGCAATTTTCTTTGCGTTAGTTTTGCTTCCGAGAAAATCAATTGCTTTTGAGGAAGGACCTATGAATTTTATTCCCGATTTCTCACACATCTCTGCAAAATAACTTCGTTCGGATAAAAACCCATACCCGGGATGAATTGCTTCCGCCCCGGATTTTTTTGCAACGTCAATTATTTTGTCAGCAAGCAAATAACTTTTTGAGGCAGGTGATTCGCCTATATGAAATGCTTCATCAGCAAGACGGACATTAAGTGAATTTTTATCGAAATCAGAATAAACCGCAACAGATTTTATACCCATTTCGCGTGCTGTATTTATCACGCGGACTGCAATTTCACCACGGTTTGCTATTAAGATTTTTTTAAACAAATAGCTGAATTTTCAGTAAAATAGGTATTTTTTAAGGAAATTTCCTCGTATAAAAGAAGTTAATTTGGTCATTTTTATGCACTGAATTTTCAGTTCACAAACAGCCAAATTTGTCTTTTGCAGAAACAATTAATTATGTTATTTTATTATAAGGATAACTAATGATCCGACTAAATTAAGATAAATGAGGAACATAAAAATTTTTTTTCTCGTTATAATCATCTCAATTTTTATTTCAGGTAAATTGTTTTCGCAGATTTACAGATGGTATTCCGTTAATTTGGGAACAACTCAGAAGTTAAATTCAATCTCTTCTCTTTACATTACAGGAAATAATGGGACATTATTTTATAGTCCTACAGGAACTATACCCTGGGCATCAATTACTTCAGGCACACCAAATAATCTCTTGTGTGATTTTTCATTAACAGGAACTAAATTTATTGGTGGAAGCAACGGAGTAATTTTAAAATCCACAACATCACAGACTACATTTCAAGTTGTTCAGACAGTGACATCAAACGATATACGTTCCATAAACTTAACAGTTGCCGGGACAACAGCAAGATATGTTGCTGTTGGCAGCAATGGTACACTTTTGTATTCCACAAATACAGGAACAAATTGGAGTCTGGTCCCGCAAGTTATTTCCGATAATTTAAATTATGTTTTGTTTGGAAATATGCAGCAAAGAAA
Protein-coding regions in this window:
- a CDS encoding sigma 54-interacting transcriptional regulator, whose amino-acid sequence is MKITDLKTIGDLKRHGYVVKSVKDEVRDNLIKKLKSKEIVFDGIIGYDNTVIPSIVNSILAKHDLILLGLRGQAKTKIARMLPQLLDEYIPIIKGSEINDNPLNPISKHSKDLIEQYGDETEIEWISRDQRYSEKLATPDVNIADLIGDIDPIKAANQRLHYSHEGAIHYGLIPRTNRGIFVINELPDLQPRIQVGLLNIMQEKDIQIRGFNIRIPLDVMIVFTANPEDYTNRGNIITPLKDRIDSQITTHYPKELDEGIAITESQSWMKRNEKQNLIIPYYFKEIVEMVAFQARTSEFVDQKSGVSARLTISSIENLVSNAERRAIVNNDNYIMPRISDLMAIIPGITGKIELVFEGEQEGAIKVAKALIAKSTREVYKKYFPDPLQRKKKDGREVKDEYSDIVEWFQDGGKINIYDNMTFKEYFAELKKVKGLESFVKKYPQYFESEYELASLMEFVLDGLHQNSKIAKDEIESGASYKDMVNTIFSGSSFKDEDFYN
- a CDS encoding CBS domain-containing protein; translated protein: MKTLKDLLKGDRIHYVNKGTPVIDVIKFMDLHNVGAVPVLNEEKRLIGIFSERDLLRRVIVNEMNLYDTIVDDVMTKEVIVIEAHDSPEQALQVMKQKNFRHLPIIEDKTLIGILSIKDLMLHDLGEKTEQIKQLNTFIQYAG
- a CDS encoding M48 family metallopeptidase, with translation MEDYSEYQSKEQLAKKYAKTRRILSLTSTVIFFAVVLILLFTGLSKNISAIAYEYSANDYIALLIFVAIIGIGESIITFPIGFYSDYILEHKYGMSNQTIGGYFKEKLKGLVLGLALGIPLLLLFYYILSNTGDNWWLVFGCILFLFTVIIGQLAPVLIMPLFYKFRPIENENIKSRLIDLCKKTGVMVKGIFVFDMSKNTKKANAAFTGMGKTKRIILGDTLLNNFTEDEIETVFAHEMGHYTRKHIIKLVAVSTILTFGGLYLTALLYKSSLSFFGFTQIYEIAALPLLFLYLSLYSLVTSPITNILSRKFEWEADTYALEVTKNNTAYISALEKLADQNLAEKEPNRFIEFLFHSHPSLSKRIDFARNFRS
- a CDS encoding YIP1 family protein, yielding MEENNQVTGEEITQQVEPLSKFEAISGVITAPSDTFETIAVTPKTNYWIMPTLLFMVAALIGAFLFLNDTELVTKTMDKRKADIQKGLDEKVKAGDLTQEQADQQMAVTEPFLDPNGWFVKVTGYGANIISPFFLLFFMSVLILIIMKIMRSPISFYNILNVVGLSLTIFAISSVVTSIISVLMGDLQTLGPGLILSEESVGAKAYAVLSGIDVFSIWAIAVMSIGLSKLGKVSLTSVAVTLYGVWLLLTVVRGLLT
- the nadD gene encoding nicotinate-nucleotide adenylyltransferase, whose protein sequence is MKRYGIFGGAFNPPHIAHSIMAEDVREQMHLDKIIFIPSGNPPLKEGIEVASPEHRLNMAKLAFENDKNFEVSDIEMKDLTKKSYTVDTLIKLKEQHKDDFINFYLILGVDNLLDFPKWKNPEKLFLLSEVIVINRPNFYVNEVNPEYSRRVKYLSVLNIEISSSIIREYIRNGKSIKYLVHPEVENYIYKNKLYI
- a CDS encoding glycosyltransferase family 9 protein, which gives rise to MFKDVKKILIVKLCCFGDIVFITPAICALRKRFPKAEITLLYSEWVKDLIPYLPYINNSINFENPFEKNKIKLLAGGLKILRMLRKEKFDLAFLGHTDNRFGLLLKLAGIKYRLGFSETKHLNYTAPFNYNLKESKRYLTILENNGITDCDDNLVLKPSKNKNELKKQNGFNENDLVIGMFPFGGINPGTDMNIKRWSLHKYIELTQRIKNKFSNVKIIFFEGKLPEESIKEDIKTEFDKDIKITKINIDLISMCDIFISNDTGPLHIASGFGVNTIGIFGPSDPNLVAPESTGTVIHKNIWLNIACSPCYTPETARDKNNPKYWCDDKFICYMIDNACMRDISVEMVFEEFKELIKNFKMSP